In one Candidatus Dormiibacterota bacterium genomic region, the following are encoded:
- a CDS encoding acyl-CoA dehydrogenase family protein, whose translation MMLANDLAWPFFAEHHRRYARDLSSWLGLRAVRDDETDVDASCRAWVRALGEAGWLQACIAPLDVLTLCLSRDVLAEYGALADFAFAMQGLGSGAISLFGTRDQRDAYLPAVARGECIAGFALSEDTAGSDVAALATTARREGDDYVIDGEKTWISNAGIADVYTMFARTGAAGAKGLSAFIVDANAPGLQVVERIETISPHPLGTLRFERVRIPASQRIGEEGKGFAIAMATLDVFRSTVGAAAVGFARRALAACIDRAATRELFGAPLGALQLTQSAIAEMATDVDASALLVYRAAWTKDQGAARVTREAAMAKWFATEAAGRVCDRAVQMFGGRGVKRGEIVERLYRDVRALRIYEGASEVQRIVIARATMEGR comes from the coding sequence TTGATGCTCGCTAACGACCTTGCGTGGCCGTTCTTCGCAGAGCATCACCGTCGGTACGCGCGCGACCTCTCATCGTGGCTCGGCCTGCGCGCCGTGCGCGACGATGAAACCGATGTCGACGCGTCCTGTCGTGCTTGGGTGCGCGCGCTCGGCGAGGCCGGCTGGCTGCAGGCGTGTATCGCGCCGTTAGACGTTCTGACGTTATGTCTCTCTCGCGACGTGCTCGCGGAATACGGGGCGTTGGCCGATTTCGCATTTGCGATGCAGGGGCTGGGAAGCGGCGCGATCTCGCTGTTCGGCACGCGGGATCAGCGCGACGCCTATCTCCCCGCGGTCGCGCGCGGCGAGTGCATCGCGGGCTTCGCGCTCTCTGAAGATACCGCCGGGTCCGACGTCGCCGCTCTCGCAACGACGGCTCGCCGCGAAGGCGACGACTATGTGATCGACGGTGAGAAGACCTGGATCTCCAATGCGGGCATCGCCGACGTCTATACGATGTTTGCGAGGACGGGTGCGGCCGGTGCAAAGGGTCTGAGTGCGTTTATCGTCGACGCGAACGCACCGGGCTTGCAGGTGGTGGAACGCATCGAAACGATCTCGCCCCATCCCTTAGGGACGTTGCGCTTCGAGCGCGTTCGCATTCCCGCATCGCAGCGCATCGGCGAAGAAGGCAAGGGCTTCGCGATCGCGATGGCTACGCTGGACGTGTTTCGCAGCACCGTCGGCGCGGCCGCCGTCGGCTTTGCGCGCCGGGCATTGGCTGCATGTATCGATCGTGCCGCAACGCGCGAACTCTTTGGCGCTCCGCTCGGAGCGTTACAGTTGACGCAGTCCGCGATCGCCGAGATGGCTACCGACGTTGACGCAAGCGCGCTGCTGGTCTATCGCGCCGCCTGGACGAAGGACCAGGGCGCCGCCCGCGTAACGCGGGAAGCGGCAATGGCGAAGTGGTTTGCGACCGAGGCGGCGGGACGCGTGTGCGACCGTGCGGTCCAAATGTTCGGCGGCCGCGGCGTGAAGCGCGGGGAGATCGTCGAACGGCTCTACCGCGACGTGCGGGCTCTGCGCATCTACGAAGGGGCCAGCGAAGTTCAGCGTATCGTTATCGCTCGCGCCACGATGGAGGGACGCTAG
- a CDS encoding sodium:solute symporter encodes MGFLASRWRRADLNSLEEWALGGRRFGTVVSWFLLGGDLYTAYTFIAVPALVYGVGALGFFAVPYATIAYPIALVVLSRFWSVARARGYVTSADFVRDRFADRSLEVAVALTGVLAAMPYIALQLDGMQAVFVQVGGASNGGGSFVALAVAFVLLAAYTYTSGLRAPAMIAFVKDTLIYVTVIAAIVVIPARLGGWARIFALAQAHFAAHPGSGGLYLAPSQYFAYASMALGSSLSLFFYPHAITSVLAAKSRDVIRRNAALLPIYSILLGFLALLGFCGIAAGIVTSNSSSVVPLLIARYFPSWFVGVAQAAIVIGALVPAAIMAIGAANLFANNVLAHFHADRAHRDATVAKRLTVAICALALGLVFAVPVQYAIYFQLLGGAWMLQIFPAFVLGLYTRWFHPKALLLGWCCGMAAAGAMAYATGFKPNYTLHILGQSLTGFLALYALAINLAVTVVVTLLLRAVGSMSRGTSIGELA; translated from the coding sequence ATGGGATTTCTCGCGTCGCGCTGGCGGCGAGCCGATTTGAACTCGCTCGAAGAGTGGGCGCTCGGCGGCCGGCGGTTCGGCACCGTGGTTTCGTGGTTTCTGCTGGGCGGCGACCTCTACACGGCGTATACGTTCATCGCCGTGCCCGCGCTGGTCTACGGCGTCGGCGCGCTCGGCTTTTTCGCGGTGCCGTATGCAACCATCGCATACCCGATCGCCCTGGTGGTGCTGTCGCGCTTTTGGAGTGTCGCGCGCGCTCGCGGATACGTCACGTCGGCCGATTTCGTTCGCGATCGCTTCGCCGACCGTTCGCTGGAGGTAGCGGTCGCGCTCACCGGAGTGCTGGCCGCTATGCCCTACATCGCCCTACAGCTCGACGGCATGCAGGCCGTCTTCGTGCAAGTCGGCGGCGCATCGAACGGCGGCGGAAGCTTCGTCGCGCTGGCGGTCGCGTTCGTGCTCCTCGCGGCTTACACGTATACGAGCGGCTTGCGCGCGCCCGCTATGATCGCTTTCGTAAAAGATACGCTCATCTACGTGACCGTCATCGCAGCGATCGTCGTGATCCCCGCGCGGCTCGGCGGTTGGGCCCGCATCTTCGCGCTCGCGCAAGCGCACTTTGCGGCGCATCCCGGTTCCGGTGGCCTTTATCTCGCGCCCTCGCAGTATTTCGCTTACGCATCGATGGCGCTGGGGTCTTCGCTCTCGCTCTTCTTCTATCCGCACGCGATCACCAGCGTATTGGCGGCGAAGAGCCGCGACGTGATTCGCCGGAACGCCGCGCTGCTCCCGATCTACTCGATCTTGCTAGGGTTTCTCGCGCTGCTCGGTTTTTGCGGTATTGCGGCCGGCATCGTCACCAGCAACTCCAGCTCGGTCGTGCCGTTACTGATCGCTCGTTACTTTCCGAGCTGGTTCGTCGGCGTCGCTCAAGCCGCGATCGTGATCGGAGCGCTCGTCCCGGCAGCGATCATGGCCATCGGAGCCGCCAACCTCTTTGCGAACAACGTGCTCGCGCACTTTCACGCGGATCGCGCGCACCGCGATGCAACCGTTGCAAAGCGGCTCACGGTAGCGATCTGCGCGCTCGCCCTAGGCCTCGTCTTTGCCGTGCCGGTGCAGTATGCCATCTACTTTCAACTACTGGGCGGCGCGTGGATGCTCCAAATTTTTCCGGCGTTCGTGCTGGGATTGTACACGCGCTGGTTCCATCCCAAAGCGCTGCTGCTGGGGTGGTGTTGCGGTATGGCGGCCGCCGGCGCCATGGCGTACGCGACCGGGTTCAAACCCAATTATACGCTTCACATCCTCGGGCAAAGCCTCACCGGCTTTCTGGCCCTCTACGCCCTAGCCATCAACCTCGCCGTCACCGTCGTGGTGACGCTGCTGCTGCGCGCGGTGGGAAGCATGAGCCGCGGCACGTCGATCGGAGAACTCGCATGA
- a CDS encoding DMT family transporter, producing the protein MNEQQSALAASTALAAELHAVIIDESTRGFRHIVSKLRRIVRSRLLIYLALLYVVFCWALNTVLVKQVVELIDPLAFTFMRFLIMTPLAFGLVYASGERLHVERRDWPMLLLCGACGYGAYQYFWIIGLAHTTAFASALLGAFAPVFTLSIVALAGLERVRSGRWLGTVIALAGIAIYEGVFAGAARFQLGDTLTLMGALVFAGYNVVSARLLKRYSPLTLLAITMAIGAVMIAPGGIVALSHTHVDRLGWYVWSRFIFATLFPILLTYPVWSWGIARIGAGRVSLFSFLTPVLAGALSIPILHTKFTPYQVLGAIVCLGGMALANILGRVSFTDWWAQRTLPFER; encoded by the coding sequence ATGAACGAACAGCAATCGGCGCTCGCCGCTTCCACGGCGCTCGCAGCAGAGCTGCACGCCGTCATTATCGATGAATCTACACGCGGATTCCGCCATATCGTGTCGAAACTGCGGCGAATCGTGCGCTCGCGCCTCCTTATCTATCTCGCCCTACTCTACGTCGTCTTCTGTTGGGCCCTCAATACCGTGCTCGTCAAGCAGGTCGTCGAGCTGATCGATCCGCTCGCCTTCACGTTCATGCGCTTCCTCATTATGACGCCGCTAGCTTTCGGGCTCGTCTATGCCAGCGGCGAGCGTCTGCACGTCGAGCGTCGTGATTGGCCGATGCTGCTCCTGTGCGGCGCGTGCGGCTACGGTGCTTATCAGTATTTTTGGATCATCGGGCTCGCGCATACGACGGCGTTTGCCTCGGCATTGCTCGGCGCGTTTGCTCCGGTTTTCACGCTCTCCATCGTGGCATTGGCCGGGCTCGAGCGCGTCCGCAGCGGACGTTGGCTCGGGACGGTCATCGCCCTGGCCGGGATTGCGATCTACGAAGGCGTCTTTGCGGGCGCGGCGCGCTTTCAGCTCGGCGACACGCTCACGCTGATGGGAGCATTGGTCTTTGCCGGCTATAACGTCGTGAGCGCTCGGCTTCTCAAACGGTATTCGCCGTTGACTCTACTCGCAATCACGATGGCCATCGGCGCGGTCATGATCGCACCCGGCGGCATCGTCGCACTCTCCCATACCCACGTCGATCGGCTCGGATGGTACGTGTGGAGTCGCTTCATCTTCGCAACGCTCTTTCCCATCCTCCTCACGTATCCGGTCTGGAGTTGGGGGATCGCGCGGATTGGAGCGGGCCGCGTCTCGCTCTTCAGCTTTCTCACGCCCGTCCTTGCGGGAGCGCTGAGCATTCCTATCCTCCACACGAAGTTTACGCCGTATCAAGTGCTCGGGGCGATCGTCTGTTTGGGCGGAATGGCGCTCGCAAATATCCTCGGCCGAGTCTCCTTTACGGATTGGTGGGCGCAGCGGACCCTTCCGTTCGAACGTTGA
- a CDS encoding alpha/beta fold hydrolase, translated as MWYDVADRLAPDRFTMDLMDVRGCGRSDRPSRGHDLEGYASDVRSVLAEIGGPVTVVAHSMGAKIVQFLACDASNAIERLILVAPGVAAAVRPSPRHRAQALEAFGSRRAIERFTRAAMFRAPSERSFERIVDDALLAQYEHWIGWYDRGRAADFADRLDEIRVPTLAIAGEKDPLVSAARVKRDLTNKIEGALLVTLRGAGHNLPVETPAEIAAAIERFTA; from the coding sequence ATGTGGTACGACGTCGCCGATCGTTTGGCGCCGGATCGGTTTACGATGGACCTGATGGACGTGCGCGGTTGCGGACGCTCGGACCGGCCTTCGCGCGGGCACGATTTGGAGGGCTATGCCTCAGACGTGCGCAGCGTTCTCGCCGAGATCGGCGGCCCGGTAACGGTCGTCGCGCACTCGATGGGTGCAAAGATCGTCCAGTTTCTGGCCTGCGATGCATCGAATGCGATCGAACGGCTCATCCTCGTCGCCCCCGGGGTGGCCGCCGCCGTACGACCGTCGCCGCGGCATCGCGCCCAGGCGCTCGAAGCCTTTGGATCGCGGCGAGCGATCGAACGATTCACGCGCGCTGCGATGTTTCGCGCGCCTTCGGAGCGGAGTTTCGAGCGGATCGTCGACGACGCGCTGCTCGCGCAATACGAACACTGGATCGGCTGGTACGACCGCGGTCGAGCTGCCGACTTTGCCGATCGATTGGACGAGATCCGCGTCCCCACGCTCGCAATCGCCGGCGAGAAAGACCCGCTGGTGAGCGCCGCCCGCGTGAAGCGCGATCTTACCAACAAGATCGAGGGCGCGCTGCTGGTGACGTTGCGCGGCGCGGGGCACAACCTGCCGGTTGAGACGCCGGCCGAAATTGCGGCAGCGATCGAACGCTTCACCGCATAA
- a CDS encoding glycosyltransferase family 39 protein, protein MIAPIVWLITLALHAATAHRYGYFRDELYFIACGRHLAWGYVDQPPLVALAAWLATPFHHDLLALRALPMLAAATAAGLAVRIAGELGAGRYGRWCAGIAVALLPAYLLLGNTLTTTSFEALSWMLVVWCTIRIVRGGTALWWLALAASVAFGLYGKYSMALLVAALFVGLVTTRERRVLRTAWLGIAVVVALLLIAPNLWWQASHGFPMIEVLFGDAAHRHALNSGVALEYGNLWRNAVAFTIEQFVYTNPLIAALWIAGLIAPFVTTRLRDLRFVSVASIALYLAAAALGAKGYYIIGMYGPLIAVGAVALDAAAVWIRVALLAGIAAVGIASMPLSIPVLSLPAFLRYSQLLGLTGSPPKLVQPVYAEEFGWRRLARDVARIYNGLPPAQRVRTAVYADTYADAGAIDMFGASYGLPRAIGSQNSYYLWGTRGYDGRSLIAVGATRIDRLRRYYRSVRLVATSDEPLKWVVEGPDPIYLCTDPIAPLPAIWPHLRWYGA, encoded by the coding sequence ATGATCGCGCCGATCGTTTGGCTGATAACGCTCGCGCTCCACGCGGCGACGGCGCACCGGTACGGATACTTTCGCGACGAGCTCTATTTTATCGCGTGCGGTCGTCACCTCGCGTGGGGCTACGTCGATCAGCCTCCGCTCGTCGCGCTCGCTGCATGGTTGGCGACGCCGTTCCATCACGATCTTCTCGCGCTGCGCGCGCTGCCGATGCTTGCTGCGGCCACCGCCGCGGGGCTCGCGGTACGGATCGCCGGGGAACTTGGCGCCGGGCGTTACGGGCGCTGGTGCGCCGGTATCGCCGTCGCGTTGCTACCGGCGTATCTGTTGTTGGGAAATACCCTTACGACGACGTCGTTCGAGGCGCTCTCTTGGATGCTGGTCGTATGGTGCACGATACGCATCGTACGCGGCGGCACGGCTCTGTGGTGGCTCGCCCTAGCGGCCAGCGTGGCCTTCGGACTCTACGGAAAGTATTCGATGGCGCTGCTCGTGGCAGCGCTCTTCGTCGGACTCGTGACGACGCGCGAGCGCCGCGTATTGAGAACCGCGTGGCTCGGCATCGCCGTCGTCGTCGCGCTACTGCTGATCGCGCCCAATCTGTGGTGGCAAGCCTCGCACGGTTTCCCGATGATCGAGGTCCTCTTCGGCGACGCAGCCCATCGTCACGCCCTCAATTCCGGCGTCGCACTCGAATACGGCAATCTGTGGCGCAACGCCGTCGCCTTCACCATCGAACAGTTCGTCTATACGAATCCGCTCATCGCCGCGCTTTGGATCGCCGGCCTCATCGCGCCGTTCGTCACGACACGTTTGCGAGACCTGCGATTCGTGAGCGTCGCCTCTATCGCGCTCTATCTGGCGGCGGCCGCGCTCGGAGCTAAAGGCTACTACATCATCGGCATGTATGGGCCGTTGATCGCCGTCGGCGCGGTCGCGCTCGACGCGGCGGCGGTATGGATTCGCGTGGCCCTCTTGGCCGGCATCGCCGCCGTGGGGATTGCGTCGATGCCGCTCTCGATTCCGGTGCTCTCGCTGCCGGCGTTTCTTCGGTATTCGCAGCTACTCGGCCTCACCGGATCGCCGCCAAAACTCGTGCAGCCGGTATACGCGGAAGAGTTCGGTTGGCGCCGTCTCGCGCGCGACGTGGCGCGCATATACAACGGCTTGCCGCCCGCCCAACGCGTCCGTACGGCGGTCTATGCCGATACCTATGCCGATGCCGGCGCCATCGATATGTTCGGGGCGAGCTATGGGCTTCCGCGCGCGATCGGCAGCCAAAACAGTTACTACCTCTGGGGGACGCGCGGTTACGACGGACGCTCCCTGATCGCGGTCGGCGCGACGCGCATCGACCGTTTGCGGCGCTATTATCGCTCCGTCCGTCTGGTCGCAACCTCCGACGAACCGCTGAAATGGGTCGTCGAAGGGCCGGACCCAATCTATCTCTGCACCGATCCGATCGCGCCGCTTCCGGCAATCTGGCCGCATCTGCGCTGGTACGGCGCCTGA
- a CDS encoding DUF3311 domain-containing protein, which translates to MRRRWWYALLLLPFAGTLVPALYDRPDPSLGGIPFFYWYQLLWIVITTLLLGIVVVMTRERRDL; encoded by the coding sequence ATGAGGAGACGCTGGTGGTACGCGCTGTTGCTCTTGCCGTTCGCCGGAACGCTGGTCCCCGCGCTGTACGATCGCCCCGATCCGTCACTCGGCGGAATTCCGTTTTTTTATTGGTACCAACTGCTATGGATCGTCATCACGACGCTGCTGCTCGGCATCGTCGTGGTGATGACGCGGGAGCGTCGTGATCTCTAG
- a CDS encoding RidA family protein translates to MTESIQPAGWPQPRGYSNGTIAQGRFLAVAGQVGWNERGELVSDDFVEQAERALRNVVAVVAAAGGTPQHVVRLTWYVTDKERYRASERALGKAYRAVFGVHFPAMTLVEVRGLLEDRALVEIEATAVLP, encoded by the coding sequence ATGACCGAATCCATTCAGCCGGCAGGCTGGCCGCAGCCGCGCGGATACAGCAACGGCACGATCGCGCAGGGACGCTTCCTGGCCGTTGCGGGGCAGGTCGGCTGGAACGAGCGTGGCGAGCTCGTTTCGGACGATTTTGTGGAGCAGGCGGAGCGGGCACTCCGCAACGTCGTCGCGGTGGTTGCCGCCGCCGGCGGTACTCCGCAGCACGTCGTACGGCTGACCTGGTACGTTACCGACAAGGAGCGTTATCGCGCGAGCGAGCGCGCGCTCGGCAAGGCATATCGAGCGGTTTTCGGCGTCCACTTTCCGGCGATGACGCTGGTGGAAGTGCGCGGCCTTCTCGAAGACCGCGCGCTCGTAGAGATCGAGGCTACCGCCGTTCTACCTTAG
- a CDS encoding enoyl-CoA hydratase family protein, with protein MTTARYDVADGVATLTLDRPERKNPLTFALYAELRDWFVSLRNEPSVRAVVLHGAGGNFCSGGDVHEIIGPLTERSPNELLAFTEMTGDLVKAMRACPQPIVAAIDGVCAGAGAILAMASDLRLGTERSKVAFLFVRVGLAGCDMGACAMLPRIVGHGRASELLYTGRSLSGPEALAWGFYNALHEPDDVLERARDLARGIAGGPTLAHAMTKRMLHEEWALPLDAAIDAEARAQAICMESNDFTRAYRAFVEKRSPIFEGN; from the coding sequence ATGACCACCGCTCGCTACGATGTCGCCGACGGCGTCGCAACGCTCACGCTCGATCGGCCCGAGCGTAAGAATCCGCTCACCTTCGCACTGTACGCAGAGTTGCGCGATTGGTTCGTATCGCTGCGGAACGAGCCGTCGGTGCGAGCCGTCGTCCTGCATGGTGCGGGCGGCAATTTCTGCTCCGGAGGCGACGTTCACGAGATTATCGGTCCGTTAACCGAACGCTCGCCGAACGAGTTGCTCGCGTTCACCGAAATGACGGGCGACCTCGTGAAAGCGATGCGCGCGTGCCCGCAACCGATCGTCGCCGCGATCGACGGGGTGTGCGCCGGCGCCGGAGCGATTCTCGCCATGGCCAGCGATCTACGCTTGGGCACGGAGCGTTCGAAGGTTGCCTTTCTTTTCGTGCGGGTCGGATTGGCCGGCTGCGATATGGGCGCGTGCGCCATGCTTCCGCGGATCGTCGGCCACGGACGCGCGAGCGAACTGCTCTACACGGGGCGTTCTTTGAGCGGCCCGGAAGCGCTTGCGTGGGGCTTCTATAACGCTCTGCACGAACCCGACGACGTTCTCGAACGAGCGCGAGATCTCGCGCGCGGCATCGCCGGCGGCCCTACTCTCGCACATGCGATGACCAAACGCATGCTTCACGAGGAGTGGGCGTTACCGCTCGATGCGGCGATCGACGCCGAGGCGCGCGCGCAGGCGATCTGCATGGAGAGCAACGATTTCACCCGCGCCTACCGAGCCTTCGTTGAAAAACGCTCGCCGATTTTTGAGGGAAATTGA
- a CDS encoding AMP-binding protein codes for MSQSPHTDTFANDRLPHPDRMPDLLLEREELRYPAHVNAVSVLLDAHVERGDGERRCIVAPGAIDLTYRDLQNAANRIANVLVRDLGVVPGNRVLLRAYNSPMFAACWLAVLKAGAIAVSTMPLYRATELRNIVEKARVNVALCDSRLAPELQAATEASPIPTIYFGGDEPGGLEARMDAQSDRFRNVETSAADVAMIAFTSGTTGAPKAAMHFHRDLLASCDTYARYVLQPRRDDLFAGSPPLAFTFGLGGLLLFPLYAGAATLLLEKAGPAELLQAIESFGVTTLFTAPIAYRTMTTMLEGYDISTLRTCVSAGETLPKPVWDAWYAKTGIAILDGIGSTEMLHIFIGSPVDEVRSGSTGRVVPGYVAEIHDEEGARLPAGAVGRLAVRGPTGCKYLDDPRQASYVQNGWNYPGDAYRMDEDGYCWYVARTDDMIVSAGFNVSGPEVEQALLEHPEIHECAVVAKPDPAHDTHIVKAFVVLRTPSEDPQRTSAELIAFCKTQIAAFKAPREIEFVTELPRTQTGKVQRFKLRDRASGEGDAEPLR; via the coding sequence GTGTCGCAGAGCCCTCATACCGATACGTTTGCGAACGACCGGCTCCCGCACCCCGACCGAATGCCCGACCTGCTGTTGGAGCGCGAAGAGCTGCGTTATCCCGCCCACGTCAACGCCGTTTCGGTGTTGCTCGATGCGCACGTCGAGCGCGGCGACGGGGAGCGGCGCTGCATCGTGGCGCCGGGAGCGATCGATCTCACCTATCGAGACCTGCAGAACGCGGCGAATCGCATTGCAAACGTCTTGGTCCGCGATCTCGGGGTGGTGCCGGGCAACCGTGTTTTGTTGCGTGCCTACAACTCGCCGATGTTCGCGGCGTGTTGGCTTGCCGTGTTGAAAGCCGGAGCGATCGCCGTGAGCACGATGCCGCTCTATCGCGCCACGGAGTTACGGAACATCGTCGAAAAGGCGCGCGTGAACGTGGCCCTCTGCGATAGCAGGCTGGCGCCCGAGTTGCAAGCGGCCACCGAAGCCTCGCCGATTCCGACGATCTACTTTGGAGGCGACGAGCCGGGCGGGTTGGAGGCGCGGATGGACGCGCAATCGGATCGTTTTCGGAACGTCGAGACGAGCGCCGCGGACGTCGCGATGATCGCCTTTACCTCCGGTACGACCGGCGCGCCGAAAGCCGCGATGCACTTCCATCGCGATCTGCTCGCGAGTTGCGATACCTACGCACGCTACGTCTTACAGCCGCGGCGCGACGACCTTTTTGCGGGAAGCCCTCCGCTCGCGTTTACCTTCGGGCTGGGCGGGTTGCTGCTGTTTCCCTTGTATGCCGGGGCGGCAACGCTCTTGCTTGAGAAGGCGGGGCCGGCGGAGTTGCTGCAGGCGATCGAGAGCTTCGGTGTTACGACGCTCTTCACCGCGCCGATCGCTTATCGCACGATGACGACGATGCTGGAGGGTTACGACATAAGCACGCTGCGCACGTGCGTTTCCGCGGGCGAGACCTTGCCGAAGCCGGTCTGGGACGCATGGTACGCCAAGACCGGAATCGCCATTCTCGACGGCATCGGCAGCACGGAGATGCTGCACATCTTCATCGGCAGCCCCGTTGACGAGGTGCGCTCGGGGTCGACGGGACGCGTCGTTCCCGGATACGTGGCTGAGATTCACGATGAGGAAGGGGCGCGGCTTCCGGCAGGTGCCGTCGGGCGGCTTGCGGTGCGGGGCCCGACCGGCTGCAAATATCTGGACGATCCGCGCCAGGCGAGTTACGTGCAGAACGGCTGGAACTATCCCGGCGATGCGTACCGCATGGATGAGGATGGGTACTGCTGGTACGTCGCGAGAACCGACGACATGATCGTCTCGGCCGGTTTCAACGTCTCGGGGCCCGAGGTCGAACAGGCACTGCTGGAGCATCCCGAAATTCACGAGTGCGCCGTGGTTGCGAAACCGGACCCCGCGCACGACACGCACATCGTGAAAGCGTTCGTCGTGCTGCGTACGCCCTCCGAAGATCCGCAGCGCACGTCGGCCGAACTCATCGCGTTCTGCAAAACGCAGATCGCGGCGTTCAAGGCTCCTCGAGAGATCGAATTCGTCACCGAGTTACCGCGTACGCAAACCGGGAAGGTCCAGCGTTTCAAGCTGCGCGATCGTGCCTCGGGCGAGGGCGACGCGGAGCCGCTAAGGTAG
- a CDS encoding acyltransferase, whose translation MTGQAERRLDVLDGLRGIAVLLVLWYHVWEISWLPAPFPWLEFVPETGFIGVHLFFFLSGFVIAYPFVRSRLLGTPRPTWGHFAYRRFAKIVPSYALSIAIAYAIGYAQTQGDGHVWRDVIAHLLFVHTWWQQTYGSINGVLWTLAVEVEFYCIFPIVWWCFSRRPFLTAGAMIALSLAWRTLAARCCLHTSFELLEENLPGYLDIFACGMLGAWAFVRYPKAQRSGRRSALWPVVSLAGFALLAALLANLYGNRAADQWPFVWQIDWRPLFGIVFGMIALGLLWSPPAFARIFANAPLRFLAFVSYNLYLYHQIVARELLRLHVPPYIGDPRGNIGWGWQYTLVAFAVSIALAALITYLFERPLMRWASRRVP comes from the coding sequence GTGACCGGGCAAGCGGAGCGGCGTCTCGATGTGCTGGATGGGCTGCGCGGGATCGCGGTTCTGCTGGTGCTGTGGTACCACGTTTGGGAGATATCGTGGCTGCCCGCGCCCTTTCCGTGGCTCGAGTTCGTTCCCGAAACGGGCTTTATCGGCGTTCATCTCTTCTTTTTTTTGAGCGGCTTCGTGATCGCATATCCGTTCGTGCGGTCGCGCTTGCTCGGTACGCCGCGCCCAACTTGGGGACATTTTGCATATCGGCGATTCGCGAAAATCGTTCCGTCGTATGCTCTGTCGATCGCCATAGCCTACGCCATCGGCTACGCGCAGACCCAAGGGGACGGACACGTCTGGCGCGACGTGATCGCGCATCTGCTGTTCGTCCATACCTGGTGGCAGCAGACGTACGGGTCGATCAACGGCGTGTTGTGGACGCTTGCGGTCGAAGTCGAGTTTTACTGCATTTTCCCAATCGTGTGGTGGTGCTTCTCTCGACGACCCTTTCTGACGGCCGGCGCGATGATCGCGCTCTCGCTTGCGTGGCGCACGCTGGCGGCACGCTGCTGCTTGCACACGTCCTTCGAGTTGCTTGAAGAAAATCTCCCCGGTTATCTCGATATCTTTGCCTGCGGGATGCTCGGGGCGTGGGCCTTCGTGCGCTATCCGAAAGCGCAGCGGAGCGGCCGGCGTTCGGCGCTTTGGCCCGTCGTATCGTTGGCCGGCTTCGCGCTTCTGGCGGCGCTGCTCGCGAACCTCTACGGCAATCGTGCGGCCGACCAGTGGCCGTTCGTGTGGCAGATCGATTGGCGGCCGCTCTTCGGGATCGTCTTCGGCATGATCGCGTTAGGATTGCTCTGGAGTCCGCCGGCGTTTGCACGCATCTTCGCAAACGCGCCCCTGCGCTTTCTGGCATTCGTCTCGTACAATCTCTATCTCTATCACCAGATCGTCGCACGCGAGCTGCTGCGCCTTCACGTGCCGCCATACATCGGCGACCCGCGCGGAAACATCGGCTGGGGTTGGCAGTACACGCTCGTAGCGTTCGCGGTCAGCATCGCGCTCGCCGCACTCATCACCTATCTCTTCGAGCGGCCGTTGATGCGATGGGCGAGTCGCCGCGTCCCCTAG
- a CDS encoding SDR family oxidoreductase, with protein MVSDLSIQGKHAVVTGGARGIGAGIAAALAARGANVSIVSRSPGTGPFFSAVADVTDETQIAQAFDAARAKHGPIAILVNNSGISESAPLSRTSTQLWDRIIATNLTGTFLCTRAAIDDMTASRWGRVLNVSSIAGLGGAAYISAYCASKHGVIGLTRAIAAEFAGTDITANAICPGYTDTAMMQQAMETIAKFTGATEDAARSTLASMNPGGRIATVDEVAEAALGLILSRRTGVSAIVPGGAEA; from the coding sequence ATGGTATCTGATCTTTCGATCCAGGGAAAACATGCCGTCGTTACCGGCGGAGCGCGCGGCATCGGTGCCGGAATAGCCGCGGCGCTGGCGGCGCGCGGAGCCAACGTGAGCATCGTGAGCCGCTCTCCGGGAACCGGTCCGTTCTTCAGCGCCGTCGCCGATGTGACGGACGAAACGCAGATCGCTCAGGCATTCGATGCGGCACGCGCGAAGCACGGACCGATCGCGATTTTGGTCAACAACTCCGGCATCTCCGAATCGGCGCCGTTGTCGCGAACGAGCACGCAGCTTTGGGATCGCATCATCGCGACGAATCTTACCGGAACGTTTCTCTGCACGCGCGCCGCGATCGACGACATGACCGCGTCGCGCTGGGGACGCGTGCTCAACGTCTCGTCGATTGCCGGATTGGGCGGCGCCGCGTATATTTCGGCCTATTGCGCGAGCAAACACGGTGTCATCGGTTTGACGAGGGCGATCGCGGCGGAGTTCGCCGGTACCGACATCACCGCCAACGCGATCTGTCCGGGCTACACCGACACGGCGATGATGCAGCAGGCGATGGAAACCATCGCGAAATTCACCGGCGCGACCGAAGACGCCGCGCGTTCGACGCTTGCTTCGATGAACCCGGGCGGGCGCATCGCGACGGTTGACGAGGTCGCGGAAGCCGCGCTCGGACTCATACTCTCGCGGCGCACCGGCGTGAGCGCGATCGTTCCGGGCGGCGCGGAGGCGTAG